A portion of the Clostridium gelidum genome contains these proteins:
- the yqeK gene encoding bis(5'-nucleosyl)-tetraphosphatase (symmetrical) YqeK: MLSIEEIKVYIKENLIEERYAHSLGVAETAKRLAILNGISEEKAEIAGLAHDVAKNLSKARMKEMMEENNIMLSQVEEKNPNLWHSIIAPIEAKEKLGIEDEEILDAIRWHTTGKEDMSILTKIIYISDMIEPSRNFDSIEDIRKFTLEDLDKGVYYGLTHSIEFLLIKNLLIDENSMRARNYFLFDSKFKAQSKK; this comes from the coding sequence TTGTTATCTATAGAAGAAATAAAGGTATATATTAAAGAAAATTTAATTGAAGAACGTTATGCTCATAGTTTAGGCGTTGCAGAAACAGCTAAAAGATTAGCTATATTAAATGGAATATCTGAAGAAAAAGCTGAAATTGCAGGTCTTGCACATGATGTGGCTAAAAATTTATCTAAAGCTAGAATGAAAGAAATGATGGAAGAAAATAATATTATGCTTTCACAAGTAGAAGAAAAAAATCCCAACTTATGGCATAGTATCATTGCACCTATAGAGGCTAAGGAAAAGCTTGGGATTGAGGATGAAGAAATCTTAGATGCAATAAGATGGCATACTACAGGAAAAGAAGATATGTCTATTTTAACGAAGATTATATATATTTCAGATATGATAGAACCAAGCAGGAATTTTGATAGCATAGAAGACATAAGAAAATTTACATTGGAAGATTTAGATAAGGGAGTATATTATGGATTGACTCATAGTATAGAATTTTTGCTAATTAAGAATTTATTAATTGATGAAAACTCTATGAGGGCTAGGAATTATTTTTTATTTGATTCTAAATTTAAGGCACAATCAAAAAAATAA
- the yhbY gene encoding ribosome assembly RNA-binding protein YhbY: MLTGKERAYLRGLGNQLSPIFQIGKNGVEENFLIQVKQALEARELIKIKVLENSGLESRETSDMICKAVKCEGVQAIGNKIVLYKKSKNKQQIELPTK, translated from the coding sequence ATGTTAACAGGAAAAGAAAGAGCTTATTTAAGAGGTTTAGGAAATCAACTTTCACCAATATTCCAAATAGGTAAAAATGGTGTTGAAGAAAACTTTTTAATACAAGTTAAGCAAGCATTAGAAGCTAGGGAATTAATTAAAATAAAAGTTTTGGAAAACAGCGGATTAGAATCTAGAGAAACTTCAGACATGATATGTAAGGCTGTTAAATGTGAAGGAGTTCAAGCAATTGGAAATAAGATAGTTCTATATAAGAAGTCTAAAAATAAACAACAAATAGAATTACCTACTAAATAA
- the rpmA gene encoding 50S ribosomal protein L27, which yields MLIMNLQLFAHKKGVGSSRNGRDSAAQRLGAKSADGEFVLAGNILYRQRGTKIHPGENVGRGKDDTLFAKIDGIVRFERLGRDKKKASVYPTNVEAIAE from the coding sequence ATGTTAATTATGAACCTTCAATTATTCGCTCATAAAAAGGGTGTTGGTAGTTCTAGAAATGGTAGAGACTCTGCAGCGCAAAGATTAGGAGCTAAATCTGCTGATGGAGAATTTGTTCTTGCAGGAAACATTCTTTATAGACAAAGAGGAACTAAAATCCATCCAGGTGAAAATGTTGGAAGAGGTAAAGATGATACTTTATTTGCTAAAATCGATGGAATCGTTAGATTCGAAAGACTTGGTAGAGATAAGAAGAAAGCAAGTGTTTACCCAACAAACGTTGAAGCAATAGCTGAATAA
- a CDS encoding response regulator transcription factor, translating into MSYKVLLVEDEKRMQEIIKDYFEVKECEVICASDGIEALEILESKSFDLVLLDIMMPKLDGFSVCEKIRKDKIESSMNSSDIPIIFITARSDEDDNLYGYKLGADDYITKPFSLKVLYAKCSSVIKRAKGIIVEDKLYADEISVDCKTHRVYINEEEVLLPKMEYDLLCYFIVNKNRIIEREQLLIKFWGYDFDGNDRVLDTHIKKLRKALGESAYHLHTIVKVGYKFEVINDEG; encoded by the coding sequence TTGAGTTATAAAGTTTTATTAGTTGAAGATGAAAAAAGAATGCAGGAAATTATTAAAGATTATTTTGAAGTAAAAGAATGTGAGGTGATTTGTGCCAGCGATGGAATAGAGGCTTTGGAAATATTAGAAAGTAAAAGTTTTGATTTAGTTTTATTAGATATTATGATGCCTAAGCTTGATGGCTTTTCTGTTTGCGAAAAAATTCGTAAAGACAAAATAGAAAGTTCTATGAATAGCAGTGACATACCTATAATTTTTATTACAGCAAGAAGTGATGAAGATGATAATCTCTATGGATATAAGCTAGGAGCAGATGATTATATAACAAAGCCATTTTCACTAAAGGTATTGTATGCTAAATGTAGTTCTGTTATTAAGAGAGCAAAAGGAATTATAGTAGAGGACAAGCTTTATGCTGATGAGATTAGTGTGGATTGTAAAACTCATAGGGTTTATATAAATGAAGAGGAAGTTTTGCTGCCCAAAATGGAATATGACTTGCTCTGCTATTTTATTGTGAATAAAAATAGGATTATAGAAAGGGAACAGTTATTAATTAAGTTTTGGGGATATGATTTTGATGGAAATGACAGGGTGCTTGATACTCATATTAAGAAGCTTAGAAAAGCTTTGGGAGAGAGTGCTTATCATTTACACACAATTGTAAAAGTTGGATATAAATTTGAGGTGATAAATGATGAAGGCTAA
- a CDS encoding LCP family protein, whose protein sequence is MGRRVNKKKNKKAMLNIFRKGDDSTNKFEKLVLGAIALVITFIIVSTVSGISALMKVGSKSMISSIDVSSNEPVNILLLGMDIGDPKQVDNASIKRTDTIMVLNYNPTNKKLTVVSIPRDTLININGRNAKINAAYAIGGYSKIKSEAENMLDIKINYIAKIDYNAFREIIDALGGIEMKIERNMIYDDEGQNLHINFKVGETVTLDGKKAEEFFRWRKNNDGSGFANGDLDRIENQQKFIAKVVDKCTSPLMLFRVSSIMSALGDNIETNMSSTKILSYGLKFMNIKKENMIMITAAGTPKTINGESFLIFDKNANKDILSSLSSASTTKNVSANKSKDEIRIKILNATKTNGLAAKAMEELNNAGYTKIDTGNIELTDKSILLSNDSDKLNTIKQDLNIKNSDKKENKAEYNDYDVIIILGKDFKTFGK, encoded by the coding sequence ATGGGGAGACGCGTTAATAAGAAAAAGAATAAAAAAGCAATGCTGAATATTTTCAGAAAAGGTGATGACTCTACAAATAAATTTGAAAAATTAGTTTTAGGGGCAATAGCTCTTGTAATAACGTTTATTATAGTTTCAACAGTATCAGGAATTTCTGCTTTAATGAAAGTAGGAAGTAAATCAATGATAAGCAGCATTGATGTATCCTCAAATGAACCTGTAAATATTTTATTACTTGGTATGGATATCGGAGATCCAAAGCAAGTTGATAATGCATCAATTAAACGAACAGATACAATAATGGTGCTAAATTATAATCCTACAAATAAGAAGCTTACTGTTGTATCAATTCCAAGAGATACACTTATAAATATCAATGGTAGAAATGCAAAGATAAATGCAGCTTATGCAATTGGCGGATATTCTAAAATAAAAAGTGAAGCTGAGAATATGCTGGATATAAAAATAAATTATATAGCTAAAATTGATTATAATGCATTCCGAGAAATTATTGATGCTCTGGGTGGAATTGAAATGAAAATTGAAAGAAATATGATTTATGATGATGAAGGTCAAAATCTTCATATTAATTTTAAAGTAGGAGAAACTGTAACTTTAGATGGTAAAAAAGCTGAAGAATTTTTTAGGTGGAGAAAAAATAATGATGGAAGTGGATTTGCTAATGGAGATTTGGATAGAATAGAAAATCAGCAAAAGTTTATAGCAAAAGTTGTTGATAAGTGTACAAGTCCTCTTATGTTATTTAGAGTTTCAAGTATAATGTCAGCCTTAGGCGACAATATAGAAACTAATATGTCATCTACTAAAATTTTGAGTTATGGTTTAAAATTCATGAACATAAAAAAAGAAAATATGATAATGATAACGGCAGCTGGAACACCAAAGACTATAAATGGAGAATCATTTTTAATATTTGATAAAAATGCAAATAAAGATATATTATCATCACTTAGTTCAGCTTCTACCACTAAGAATGTTTCTGCTAATAAATCAAAAGATGAGATTAGAATTAAAATACTAAATGCAACTAAGACTAATGGACTAGCAGCTAAAGCAATGGAAGAGTTAAATAATGCTGGATATACAAAAATTGATACAGGAAACATTGAACTTACCGATAAGAGTATATTACTTTCTAATGATAGTGATAAATTAAATACTATTAAGCAAGACTTAAATATTAAAAATAGTGATAAAAAAGAAAATAAGGCAGAATATAATGATTACGATGTGATAATAATTTTAGGTAAGGACTTTAAAACCTTTGGGAAATAA
- the nadD gene encoding nicotinate-nucleotide adenylyltransferase — MKRYGIIGGTFDPIHNAHLYIAYEAKEQLDLDEVIFMPAGKQPFKANNIVTDSKLRYEMVKIATEPFNEFSVSSYEIEKGGLSFTYETLQYFKGESDAQNKEKELFFITGADCLISIEKWREVEKIFSLATLVVFARDGISKNEMIEKKKIIEEKYNGKIIILDLKELEISSTDIRERINQNKRIDFFVPPKVVDMIYKKGLYHY; from the coding sequence ATGAAGCGGTATGGTATAATAGGAGGGACATTTGATCCTATTCATAATGCACATTTATATATAGCTTATGAAGCTAAAGAACAATTAGATTTAGATGAAGTGATTTTTATGCCAGCAGGAAAGCAACCCTTTAAAGCTAATAATATAGTTACGGACTCTAAATTAAGATATGAAATGGTTAAAATTGCAACTGAACCTTTTAATGAATTTTCTGTTTCGAGTTATGAAATAGAAAAAGGTGGACTTAGTTTTACTTATGAAACATTACAATATTTTAAAGGTGAAAGTGATGCTCAAAATAAAGAAAAAGAATTGTTTTTCATAACAGGTGCAGATTGTTTAATTAGTATAGAAAAATGGAGAGAAGTTGAAAAAATATTTTCATTAGCTACTCTTGTGGTTTTTGCAAGAGATGGAATTAGTAAAAACGAAATGATAGAAAAGAAGAAAATAATAGAAGAAAAATATAATGGGAAAATAATTATTTTAGATTTAAAAGAACTTGAAATATCTTCAACAGATATAAGGGAGAGAATAAATCAAAATAAACGAATAGATTTTTTTGTACCACCAAAAGTTGTTGATATGATTTACAAAAAGGGATTGTATCATTATTAA
- a CDS encoding ribosomal-processing cysteine protease Prp, whose protein sequence is MVKVKIKQHNENIVGFVMNGHALSDDRDFSNDPALVGESFDLICNSVAVLSQSVIIGLDEVLKLNSTYEIKDGYLKLDLQDFNLEELNQAQVLLKTFEKSLESVILGFDQLVGQKKRREYITLIKEEV, encoded by the coding sequence ATGGTTAAAGTAAAAATCAAACAACATAATGAAAATATTGTTGGATTTGTAATGAATGGTCATGCATTAAGTGATGACAGAGATTTTTCAAATGATCCTGCTTTAGTGGGAGAATCATTTGATTTAATATGCAATTCTGTTGCAGTTTTGTCTCAAAGCGTAATCATTGGATTGGATGAAGTTTTAAAACTAAATTCAACTTACGAAATCAAGGATGGATACTTAAAATTAGATCTTCAAGATTTTAATTTAGAAGAACTAAATCAAGCTCAAGTGTTGTTAAAAACTTTTGAAAAAAGCTTGGAAAGTGTAATTTTAGGATTTGATCAGTTGGTAGGGCAAAAGAAACGTAGAGAATATATAACTTTAATAAAAGAGGAGGTGTAG
- a CDS encoding RluA family pseudouridine synthase, producing the protein MSILENKVIKIEEGTKIREYLKTELGLSTRLIRSASLDKRIFVNNEAVKMNRILNVGEIIKINLAKDESQDIAPEKMDIDVIYEDEDILVVNKKPFMVVHPTKSYQSGTLANGVINYFMESNQNCIVRLVSRLDMNTSGLIIIAKNQFAHGMLSKEMSDNKVEKRYLAIVHGNLEKDSGTIDLPIYKPEEIEDGVKNGIRRVIDERGQRSITHYKVIESFKNASLVECKLETGRTHQIRVHLSNMGHPIYGDTLYGFGEEEEDLIKRQALHAYALDFKSPRTGEMLELKSELPEDMKELINKLK; encoded by the coding sequence ATGAGTATTTTAGAAAATAAAGTTATTAAGATAGAAGAAGGAACTAAAATAAGAGAATATTTAAAAACTGAGCTTGGATTATCAACAAGATTAATAAGAAGTGCGTCGTTAGATAAAAGAATTTTTGTTAATAATGAAGCAGTAAAAATGAATCGTATATTAAATGTTGGAGAAATTATAAAAATTAATTTAGCAAAGGATGAAAGTCAAGATATAGCACCAGAGAAGATGGATATAGATGTAATTTATGAAGATGAAGATATATTAGTAGTTAATAAAAAACCATTTATGGTAGTTCATCCAACTAAAAGTTATCAAAGTGGAACCCTTGCTAATGGAGTAATAAATTACTTTATGGAAAGCAACCAAAACTGTATAGTTAGATTAGTTTCTAGATTAGATATGAACACTTCAGGACTTATTATAATTGCTAAAAATCAATTTGCACATGGAATGTTATCAAAGGAAATGAGTGATAATAAAGTTGAAAAGAGGTATTTAGCAATAGTTCATGGTAATTTAGAAAAAGATTCTGGAACTATTGATTTACCAATATACAAGCCTGAAGAAATTGAAGATGGAGTTAAAAATGGAATTAGAAGAGTAATAGACGAAAGAGGTCAAAGAAGCATAACTCATTATAAAGTCATTGAAAGTTTTAAAAATGCTAGCTTAGTTGAATGTAAGCTTGAAACAGGAAGAACACATCAAATTAGAGTGCATTTAAGTAATATGGGGCATCCTATTTATGGAGATACCTTATATGGTTTTGGAGAAGAGGAAGAAGATTTAATAAAGAGGCAAGCGCTTCATGCTTATGCACTAGATTTTAAATCTCCAAGGACAGGAGAAATGCTTGAACTTAAGTCAGAACTTCCAGAGGATATGAAAGAATTAATAAATAAGTTAAAATAA
- the rplU gene encoding 50S ribosomal protein L21: MYAVVATGGKQYRVQAGDVIFVEKLIAEVDSTVELTEVLAVETDNAGIKIGTPVVEGAKVVAKVVAQGKAKKVIVFKYKSKKDYRRKNGHRQPYTKLIIEKIEA; the protein is encoded by the coding sequence ATGTACGCAGTAGTAGCAACAGGAGGAAAACAATACAGAGTTCAAGCAGGAGACGTAATATTCGTTGAAAAGCTTATCGCTGAGGTTGACTCAACAGTTGAATTAACTGAGGTTTTAGCTGTAGAAACTGACAACGCAGGTATCAAAATTGGTACACCAGTTGTTGAAGGAGCTAAAGTTGTAGCTAAGGTTGTAGCACAAGGTAAGGCAAAGAAGGTTATAGTTTTCAAATATAAGTCTAAAAAGGACTATAGAAGAAAAAATGGACACAGACAACCTTACACTAAGCTAATAATCGAAAAGATCGAAGCTTAA
- a CDS encoding Rne/Rng family ribonuclease has protein sequence MKEIFIERREKLLRIALKSNNELIESIVEEKNNEPIIGEIYKGRIKNILPAINSIFIDLGLDKEGYMYYSNELKAKGIKKGEEILVEVIKEPIGDKGAKLTPKVSIPGKYIVLNCYGEGIEFSKRIDDKEKKKEISENIQPLKDVCITVRTEGANVSLEIIKKEIDKLYDEFENIDKKMKYSLGLKKIYGEDLSLTKILMNSSYEEVTKVHVDNDMDFEKVAHFIKGEENFKLEKYEGYRNLFDFHGLEKELLKLRHNKVNLPCGGYIVIDKTEAMYVVDVNSGKNIKERSFDKTILETNLEATKEIGKQIRLRNLSGIIVIDFIDMRDRSQRAIVMSALKESLKLDKGNVKIFPFTELDLVQIARKRQGKSIYEYMEEECNLCKGRGIILKLSYIEGLIKNEIIRVKEENTIDCFHIEIDSVYKDKIKEDIFDFIKEIDGLDKEIYLNYVDGIEGYKIEPLIFQGQKDNLKDYKVTAIEKL, from the coding sequence ATGAAAGAGATTTTTATTGAGAGAAGAGAAAAGCTTTTAAGAATAGCACTTAAATCTAATAATGAATTGATAGAAAGTATTGTAGAAGAAAAGAATAATGAACCTATAATAGGAGAAATTTATAAGGGGAGAATTAAAAATATTCTTCCAGCTATAAATTCTATATTTATCGATTTAGGATTAGATAAAGAAGGATATATGTACTATAGTAATGAGCTTAAGGCAAAGGGAATAAAAAAGGGTGAAGAAATATTAGTAGAAGTAATAAAAGAGCCTATTGGTGACAAAGGTGCTAAATTGACACCTAAAGTTTCAATTCCTGGGAAATATATTGTCTTAAATTGTTATGGAGAGGGAATAGAGTTTTCTAAAAGAATAGATGACAAAGAAAAGAAAAAAGAAATTTCAGAGAATATTCAACCTTTGAAAGATGTGTGCATAACAGTAAGAACAGAAGGTGCTAATGTAAGTCTAGAAATTATTAAAAAGGAAATAGATAAACTTTATGATGAGTTTGAAAATATAGACAAAAAAATGAAGTATTCATTAGGATTAAAAAAAATTTATGGTGAAGATTTAAGTTTAACTAAGATTTTAATGAACTCTAGTTACGAAGAAGTTACAAAGGTTCATGTGGATAATGATATGGATTTTGAAAAGGTAGCTCACTTTATTAAAGGTGAAGAAAATTTTAAATTAGAGAAATATGAAGGCTATAGAAATCTTTTTGATTTCCATGGGTTAGAAAAGGAATTATTAAAACTCAGGCATAATAAAGTTAATTTGCCATGTGGTGGTTACATAGTAATAGATAAAACAGAAGCAATGTATGTTGTTGATGTTAATAGTGGTAAAAACATAAAAGAAAGAAGTTTTGATAAAACCATTTTAGAAACTAATTTAGAAGCTACAAAAGAAATAGGAAAACAAATAAGACTTAGAAATTTAAGTGGAATTATAGTTATAGATTTTATTGATATGAGAGATAGAAGTCAAAGAGCTATTGTCATGTCAGCACTTAAAGAAAGCTTAAAATTAGATAAGGGAAACGTAAAAATATTCCCTTTTACTGAATTGGATTTAGTTCAAATTGCAAGGAAGAGACAAGGAAAGAGTATATACGAATACATGGAAGAAGAATGCAATTTATGCAAAGGTAGAGGCATAATTTTAAAATTATCGTATATAGAAGGACTTATAAAAAATGAAATCATAAGAGTAAAAGAAGAAAATACAATAGATTGTTTTCATATAGAAATTGATAGCGTTTATAAAGATAAAATTAAAGAAGATATTTTTGATTTCATAAAAGAAATAGATGGGTTAGATAAAGAAATATATTTAAACTATGTAGATGGAATAGAAGGCTACAAAATTGAACCACTTATATTTCAAGGGCAGAAAGATAACTTGAAAGACTATAAGGTTACAGCTATAGAAAAACTTTAA
- a CDS encoding sensor histidine kinase produces MMKAKTAFKNIFLKTAAMFFILYFIVTIGFTAVYYNFKVNESKGKFDSMLDVLEKEINKEIRGIENERLSEGRTEYWTKDVDNQNALNKDICAITELNGDITYLTSSFSKEMFAKTYLYDENFKLIAKSRDLLRVTSFDEKKKSDIDYLNINRYIDLDKYLSEDQKNELFKIYNKKSKLRDDPINVRGFINGAEIIPEEITIDESESGDEDTKREDKIKTYKFNTQEVEEEGLRKININTSFDFNWEIHHNRDIYNSDNSNDLYRKNFQRYNNLKEYNEEEMRSLINSFNEKGASTKSNKSEIFGKVEYDYIDTLIGSVNNHKYYLHLKTDYYPWDDVLPKAMPLYIISFIMVLAMTLILSKGLYKTYEKQAVLEKNRRELTSAIAHELKTPLGIIRTYGEGLKEKIAEDKRDYYLDVIIDETYKMDTMVLEMLYLSKLEAKAYELKRETFCINDLVEGIIKKNEKLFNDKSIQVNYINDKKYDVDADYTRIEQVINNLLSNAIYHTEEKKTINIRLDNEKFTIENQGEHIPKDKINLIWDAFYRVDNSRDRSERRTGIGLAIVKNILQLHNMEFGVENTNIGVEFWFKI; encoded by the coding sequence ATGATGAAGGCTAAAACAGCATTTAAAAACATATTTTTAAAGACAGCAGCTATGTTTTTTATATTATATTTTATTGTTACTATTGGATTTACAGCAGTATATTATAATTTTAAGGTAAACGAAAGTAAAGGTAAATTTGATAGTATGCTAGACGTATTAGAAAAGGAAATAAATAAAGAGATACGTGGTATTGAAAATGAAAGATTATCTGAAGGTAGAACAGAGTATTGGACAAAAGATGTAGATAATCAAAATGCATTAAACAAGGATATATGTGCAATAACAGAATTAAATGGCGATATTACTTATCTTACGTCATCTTTTAGTAAAGAAATGTTTGCAAAAACTTATTTATATGATGAAAATTTTAAGCTGATAGCTAAATCGAGAGATTTATTAAGAGTTACCAGTTTTGATGAAAAGAAAAAGTCAGATATAGATTATTTAAATATAAATAGATATATTGATCTAGATAAGTATTTATCAGAAGATCAAAAAAATGAATTATTTAAAATCTACAATAAGAAAAGCAAATTAAGAGATGATCCAATTAACGTACGAGGCTTTATTAATGGAGCTGAAATTATACCAGAAGAAATTACAATTGATGAGTCAGAAAGTGGAGATGAAGATACAAAAAGGGAAGATAAAATTAAAACATATAAATTTAATACTCAAGAAGTGGAAGAGGAAGGCTTAAGAAAAATAAATATAAATACTTCTTTTGATTTTAATTGGGAAATTCATCATAATAGAGATATTTATAATTCAGATAATAGTAATGATTTATATAGAAAAAACTTTCAAAGATATAATAATTTAAAAGAATATAATGAAGAGGAAATGAGAAGTTTAATCAATTCATTCAATGAGAAGGGTGCTAGTACTAAGAGTAATAAAAGTGAAATCTTTGGTAAAGTGGAGTATGACTATATTGATACACTAATTGGGAGCGTAAATAATCATAAATATTATTTGCACCTAAAGACAGATTATTATCCATGGGACGATGTATTACCGAAGGCTATGCCATTATATATAATTTCTTTTATTATGGTACTTGCTATGACATTAATTTTATCGAAAGGCTTATATAAAACCTATGAAAAGCAAGCGGTTTTGGAAAAGAATAGAAGAGAACTTACAAGTGCCATAGCTCATGAATTAAAAACTCCTCTTGGAATCATTAGGACATATGGAGAAGGTCTTAAAGAAAAAATAGCTGAAGATAAAAGGGATTATTATCTGGATGTAATAATAGATGAAACCTATAAGATGGATACAATGGTGTTAGAAATGTTATATTTATCAAAGCTGGAAGCAAAGGCTTATGAACTTAAAAGAGAAACATTCTGCATAAATGATCTTGTAGAAGGAATTATAAAGAAAAATGAAAAATTATTTAATGATAAAAGTATTCAAGTAAATTATATAAACGATAAAAAATATGATGTTGATGCTGATTATACACGCATTGAGCAAGTAATAAATAATTTGCTTTCTAATGCAATATATCATACAGAGGAAAAGAAAACTATAAATATAAGATTGGATAATGAAAAATTTACTATTGAAAATCAAGGTGAACATATTCCAAAGGATAAAATAAATCTAATATGGGATGCCTTCTATAGAGTAGATAATTCAAGAGATAGAAGTGAAAGAAGAACAGGAATTGGGCTGGCAATAGTAAAAAATATTTTACAGCTTCATAATATGGAGTTTGGTGTTGAGAACACAAATATTGGAGTTGAGTTTTGGTTTAAGATTTAG
- the obgE gene encoding GTPase ObgE, whose protein sequence is MFIDTAKVFVKSGDGGDGAITFRREKYVPLGGPDGGDGGRGGSIIFQVETGITTLLDFKYKKRFVAEEGGRGSGQKCYGRDGQDLFIKVPMGTIIREEETNKIIADLSHKGQELVLCRGGKGGKGNTKFATSTKQAPHYAEPGMPGDELNILLELKLLADVGLLGFPNVGKSTLLSMTTKAKPKIANYHFTTIKPNLGVVAVPGIEPFVMADIPGIIEGAAEGVGLGIQFLKHIERTRLLIHIVDISGVEGREPFDDFVKINEELKKYSVKLWDRPQIVVANKSDMLYDDTIFEDFKKKVQEMGFDKVFIMSAATNEGVDAVMKEAARILKEIPIKELEISADEMYIPEEKRFTYDITVQKNVQKDDEEECNVYIINGTFVDRILHAINVNDADSLRYFHKVLKNKGIMDELREMGIKDGDMVRLNNFEFEYVM, encoded by the coding sequence ATGTTTATAGATACAGCGAAGGTCTTCGTTAAGTCTGGTGATGGTGGTGATGGTGCTATTACTTTTAGAAGAGAAAAGTATGTACCGTTAGGTGGGCCAGATGGCGGCGATGGTGGAAGAGGTGGTAGCATCATTTTCCAAGTTGAAACTGGTATAACTACATTATTAGATTTCAAATATAAAAAGAGATTTGTTGCAGAAGAAGGCGGCAGAGGTAGTGGACAGAAGTGCTATGGAAGAGATGGTCAAGATCTTTTTATAAAAGTACCTATGGGAACAATCATAAGAGAAGAAGAGACTAATAAAATAATTGCAGATCTTTCTCATAAAGGTCAAGAATTAGTATTATGTAGAGGTGGAAAAGGTGGTAAAGGTAACACTAAGTTTGCTACTTCTACTAAACAAGCACCTCATTATGCAGAACCAGGAATGCCTGGAGATGAATTAAATATACTTTTAGAATTAAAATTACTTGCAGATGTTGGATTACTAGGATTCCCTAATGTAGGAAAATCAACATTACTTTCTATGACAACAAAAGCAAAACCAAAGATTGCAAATTATCATTTTACTACTATAAAGCCTAATTTAGGTGTTGTTGCAGTACCAGGAATTGAACCATTTGTTATGGCAGATATTCCAGGAATTATTGAAGGTGCAGCAGAAGGTGTTGGTCTTGGAATACAATTTTTAAAACATATTGAAAGAACTAGACTTTTAATTCATATAGTAGATATTTCAGGAGTTGAAGGAAGAGAACCTTTTGATGATTTTGTAAAAATAAACGAAGAATTGAAGAAATATTCTGTTAAGCTTTGGGATAGACCTCAAATTGTAGTAGCGAATAAGAGTGATATGCTTTATGATGACACTATATTTGAAGATTTTAAGAAGAAAGTTCAAGAAATGGGCTTTGATAAGGTATTTATAATGTCAGCAGCTACAAATGAAGGCGTTGATGCTGTAATGAAAGAAGCAGCAAGAATACTTAAGGAAATTCCAATTAAAGAATTAGAAATTTCAGCAGATGAAATGTATATACCAGAAGAAAAGAGATTTACTTATGATATTACAGTTCAAAAGAATGTTCAAAAGGATGATGAAGAGGAGTGCAACGTTTATATTATTAATGGTACATTTGTAGATAGAATATTACATGCTATTAATGTAAATGATGCAGACTCTTTAAGATATTTCCACAAAGTTCTTAAAAATAAAGGTATAATGGATGAACTTAGAGAAATGGGAATCAAAGATGGAGATATGGTAAGATTAAATAACTTTGAATTTGAATATGTAATGTAA